A window of Balaenoptera acutorostrata unplaced genomic scaffold, mBalAcu1.1 scaffold_663, whole genome shotgun sequence contains these coding sequences:
- the LOC130707020 gene encoding LOW QUALITY PROTEIN: ATP-dependent RNA helicase DDX24-like (The sequence of the model RefSeq protein was modified relative to this genomic sequence to represent the inferred CDS: inserted 1 base in 1 codon), which yields MKLKEKKSRPEPPNYGRIQRKGIRVVGKWKQVKIDPNMFANGQMDDLVCFEELTDYQLVSSGEGSSSLFSKEEPKKRKSQAVSEGEEEGESTSSKKKMKLKKSRAVETEGSSAQKVFEGKDTEPGPQGDGTVCPDPEVGEMASESPAQTVPKKKNKKGKKKSEPPQGTTPKVPKKAKTWMPEMRDRKADVSAWKDLFVPKPVLRALSFLGFSAPTPVQALTLAPAIRDKLDILGAAETGSGKTLAFAIPMIHAVLQWQVKKKRIPALSNTGAPLGKTSNEAGVETGSPGRAGTESGALPAEIGIEGEALPSEAGAKARAPRSQARAKIGATVSNQVLPSCDDDDDDAGEGPSSLIRETAIPKQDENKEDKLDEEQTRKFKRELGGRIAHPRRPLLXLVLTPTRELAVQVKQHIDAVAKFTGIKTAILVGGMSTQKQQRMLNRQPEIEIATPGRLWELVKEKHPHLSNLRQLRCLVVDEADRMVEKGHFAELSKLLEMLSDSQYNPKRQTLVFSATLTLVHQAPARILHKKHAKKIDKTAKLDLLMQKIGMRGKPKVMDLTRKEATVETLTETKIHCETDEKDLYLYYFLMQYAGRTLVFANSISCIKRLSGLLKVLDIMPLTLHACMHQKQRLRNLEQFAHLEDCVLLATDVAARGLDIPKVQHVIHYQVGTSGNL from the exons AtgaagctgaaagagaaaaaatcgaGGCCAGAGCCACCAAACTATGGCAGAATTCAGAGGAAGGGCATCAGAGTTGTGGGAAAATGGAAGCAGGTGAAGATTGACCCAAATATGTTTGCAAACGGACAGATGGATGACTTGGTGTGCTTTGAGGAACTGACGGATTATCAGTTGGTCTCCTCTGGGGAGGGTTCCTCCAGTCTCTTCTCAAAGGAGGAGCCCAAGAAGAGAAAGTCACAAGCTGtttcagaaggagaggaggaaggagagtctACCTCCTCAAAGAAGAAGATGAAGTTGAAGAAGAGTAGAGCTGTGGAAACTGAAGGAAGCAGTGCCCAGAAAGTGTTTGAGGGCAAAGATACTGagccagggccccagggagaTGGCACAGTTTGTCCTGATCCAGAGGTAGGGGAGATGGCATCAGAAAGCCCGGCCCAGACGGTtccaaaaaagaagaacaagaaagggaaaaaaaaatcagagcctcCCCAGGGTACTACTCCAAAGGTGCCCAAAAAAGCAAAGACGTGGATGCCTGAAATGCGTGATCGCAAGGCAGATGTATCAGCTTGGAAGGATCTGTTTGTACCCAAGCCAGTTCTCCGAGCGCTCAGCTTCCTAGGCTTCTCTGCGCCCACACCAGTCCAAGCTCTGACCTTGGCACCTGCCATTCGTGACAAACTGGACATCCTTGGGGCTGCTGAGACAG GAAGTGGGAAAACTCTTGCCTTTGCCATTCCAATGATTCATGCGGTGCTGCAGTGGCAGGTGAAGAAGAAGCGTATCCCAGCTCTAAGTAACACAGGAGCACCACTTGGGAAGACCAGTAATGAGGCTGGAGTTGAGACAGGATCACCAGGCAGGGCTGGAACTGAGTCTGGAGCTTTGCCTGCTGAGATTGGAATTGAGGGTGAAGCACTGCCCAGTGAGGCTGGAGCGAAGGCTAGAGCACCACGCAGCCAGGCAAGAGCCAAGATTGGAGCTACAGTCTCAAACCAGGTGCTGCCCtcctgtgatgatgatgatgatgatgccggTGAAGGACCttcttccctgatcagggagacGGCCATTCCCAAACAGGATGAAAACAAGGAGGACAAGCTTGATGAAGAGCAGACTAGAAAGTTCAAACGAGAATTGGGTGGCAGAATTGCACATCCAAGGCGTCCTTTGC GACTGGTTCTGACTCCCACTCGAGAGCTAGCCGTTCAAGTCAAACAACACATTGATGCTGTGGCCAAGTTTACAG GCATTAAAACTGCTATTTTGGTTGGTggaatgtccacacagaaacagcAGAGGATGCTGAACCGTCAGCCTGAGATTGAGATTGCCACTCCAGGCCGGCTGTGGGAGCTAGTTAAAGAAAAGCACCCTCATTTGAGCAACCTTCGGCAGCTCAG GTGCCTGGTGGTCGATGAGGCTGACCGCATGGTTGAGAAAGGCCACTTTGCTGAGCTCTCAAAGCTGCTAGAGATGCTCAGTGATTCCCAGTACAACCCAAAGAGACAGACACTTGTTTTTTCGGCCACGCTGACCCTGGTACATCAAGCTCCTGCTCGAATCCTTCACAAGAAGCACGCtaagaaaattgacaaaactgCCAAACTTGACCTCCTCATGCAGAAGATTGGCATGAGGGGCAAGCCCAAGGTCATGGACCTTACAAGAAAGGAGGCCACGGTAGAGACACTTACAGAGACCAAGATCCATTGTGAGACTGATGAGAAAGACTTATATCTGTACTACTTCCTGATGCAGTATGCAGGCCGCACCTTAGTGTTTGCCAACAGTATCTCCTGCATCAAACGCCTCTCTGGGCTCCTCAAAGTCCTGGATATCATGCCACTGACCCTACATGCCTGCATGCAccagaagcagaggctcagaaacCTGGAGCAGTTTGCCCATCTGGAGGA TTGTGTTCTCCTGGCAACAGATGTGGCAGCTCGGGGCCTGGATATTCCTAAAGTCCAGCATGTCATCCATTACCAGGTAGGGACATCAGGGAATTTGTAG